In Geobacillus kaustophilus, a genomic segment contains:
- the serS gene encoding serine--tRNA ligase, with protein sequence MLDMKVLRTQFQEVKEKLMQRGGDLTNIDRFEQLDKDRRRLIAEVEELKSKRNDVSQQIAVLKREKKDAEPLIAQMREVGDRIKRMDEQIRQLEAELDGLLLSIPNVPHESVPIGQSEEDNVEVRRWGEPRSFSFEPKPHWEIADRLGLLDFERAAKVAGSRFVFYKGLGARLERALINFMLDIHLDEFGYEEVLPPYLVNRASMIGTGQLPKFAEDAFHLDSEDYFLIPTAEVPVTNLHRDEILAADDLPIYYASYSACFRAEAGSAGRDTRGLIRQHQFNKVELVKFVKPEDSYDELEKLTRQAETILQRLGLPYRVVALCTGDLGFSAAKTYDIEVWLPSYGTYREISSCSNFEAFQARRANIRFRRDPKAKPEYVHTLNGSGLAIGRTVAAILENYQQEDGSVIVPEALRPYMGNRDVIR encoded by the coding sequence GTGCTGGATATGAAAGTATTGCGCACTCAGTTTCAAGAAGTAAAGGAAAAATTAATGCAACGCGGCGGGGATTTGACGAACATCGACCGCTTTGAACAATTGGACAAAGACCGCCGCCGCTTGATCGCGGAAGTCGAAGAGCTGAAAAGCAAGCGCAACGATGTGTCGCAGCAAATCGCTGTCCTAAAGCGCGAGAAAAAGGACGCCGAGCCGCTGATTGCCCAAATGCGCGAAGTCGGTGACCGCATTAAACGGATGGATGAACAAATTCGCCAGCTTGAGGCGGAACTCGACGGCTTGTTGTTGTCGATTCCAAACGTGCCGCACGAATCAGTGCCGATCGGCCAATCAGAAGAGGACAATGTGGAAGTGCGGAGATGGGGAGAGCCGCGTTCGTTTTCCTTTGAGCCGAAGCCGCATTGGGAAATCGCCGATCGGCTCGGTTTGCTCGACTTTGAGCGAGCCGCCAAAGTGGCGGGAAGCCGATTTGTCTTTTATAAAGGGTTAGGAGCGCGGCTTGAGCGGGCGCTCATCAACTTTATGCTTGACATCCATCTCGATGAATTCGGCTACGAAGAAGTGTTGCCGCCATATTTGGTGAACCGGGCGAGCATGATCGGAACCGGACAGTTGCCGAAATTTGCCGAGGATGCGTTCCATTTGGACAGCGAAGATTATTTCCTCATTCCGACCGCTGAGGTGCCGGTGACGAACCTGCACCGCGACGAAATTTTGGCTGCAGATGATTTGCCGATTTACTATGCTTCCTACAGCGCCTGCTTCCGCGCGGAAGCCGGGTCGGCCGGCCGCGACACGAGAGGGCTGATCCGCCAGCATCAGTTCAATAAAGTTGAGCTGGTAAAATTCGTAAAGCCGGAGGACTCGTACGATGAATTGGAAAAGCTGACGCGCCAGGCAGAGACGATTTTGCAACGGCTTGGGCTTCCGTACCGCGTTGTCGCCTTGTGCACCGGAGATCTTGGATTCTCGGCGGCGAAAACGTACGATATTGAAGTTTGGCTGCCCAGTTACGGAACGTACCGGGAAATTTCGTCGTGCAGCAACTTTGAGGCGTTTCAAGCGCGCCGTGCCAACATCCGTTTCCGTCGCGATCCAAAAGCGAAACCGGAGTACGTGCATACATTAAACGGTTCGGGGCTAGCCATCGGGCGGACGGTCGCCGCCATTTTGGAAAACTACCAGCAAGAAGACGGCTCGGTCATCGTTCCGGAAGCGCTTCGTCCGTACATGGGGAATCGGGACGTCATTCGCTGA
- the pdxT gene encoding pyridoxal 5'-phosphate synthase glutaminase subunit PdxT, with amino-acid sequence MKIGVLGLQGAVREHVRAIEACGAEAVIVKKPEQLEGLHGLVLPGGESTTMRRLIDRYGLMEPLKQFAAAGKPMFGTCAGLILLAKRIVGYDEPHLGLMDITVERNSFGRQRESFEAELSIKGVGDGFVGVFIRAPHIVEAGDGVDVLATYNDRIVAARQGQFLGCSFHPELTDDHRLMQYFLNMVKEAKMASSLK; translated from the coding sequence AACACGTCCGCGCCATTGAGGCGTGCGGCGCCGAGGCGGTCATCGTGAAAAAGCCGGAGCAGCTTGAAGGGTTGCACGGTCTTGTGCTGCCGGGCGGCGAAAGCACAACGATGCGGCGACTCATCGACCGCTATGGGCTGATGGAGCCGCTTAAGCAATTTGCCGCTGCCGGCAAGCCGATGTTCGGCACGTGTGCCGGACTCATTTTGCTGGCGAAGCGAATTGTCGGCTATGACGAGCCACATTTAGGATTAATGGACATTACAGTCGAGCGGAACTCGTTCGGTCGGCAGCGGGAAAGCTTTGAAGCGGAGCTGTCGATTAAAGGCGTCGGCGATGGCTTTGTCGGCGTCTTCATCCGGGCTCCGCATATCGTGGAGGCCGGGGACGGGGTCGATGTCTTGGCGACATACAATGACCGCATTGTCGCCGCTCGACAAGGACAGTTTCTTGGCTGCTCGTTCCACCCAGAGCTGACCGACGATCATCGATTGATGCAATACTTCCTCAACATGGTCAAAGAAGCGAAAATGGCGTCAAGCCTCAAGTAA